The Salvelinus fontinalis isolate EN_2023a unplaced genomic scaffold, ASM2944872v1 scaffold_0706, whole genome shotgun sequence genome has a window encoding:
- the LOC129847110 gene encoding zinc finger protein 572-like produces MSEPKSTEALGSGCGVPAQRSSQQGPEVVSVKLEDCSQTLEVNVIVKEEEEERVVTEEAVERAFKEEEKEERAIKEEEKEERAIKEEEKEERAVTEEEEERAITEATEERPLKEEVKESGVKEEESPIKEENRDVSSPDLEEEEVNSITDPGEISNPGSDSESSSTASGNHKQHRQRNSRQKHHHCMDCFTSFYEPEELRRHTCRPHPCSDCKGSFICPTHLIPHQQTHRIKETYPCDQCGKSFPTPSELMMHQKTHRREALPLLPMWDKRQ; encoded by the exons ATGTCTGAACCCAAGTCCACAGAGGCCCTGGGTTCTGGATGTGGTGTTCCAGCCCAGAGAAGCTCACAGCAGGGTCCAGAGGTGGTCTCAGTGAAGCTGgaggactgcagtcaaacactggaagTCAATGTGATTgtcaaagaagaagaagaggagagagttgtCACAGAGGAGGCAGTGGAGAGAGCATTCAAAGAGgaagaaaaggaggagagagCAATCAAAGAGgaagaaaaggaggagagagCAATCAAAGAGgaagaaaaggaggagagagctgtcacagaggaggaggaggagagagccaTCACAGAGGCGACGGAGGAAAGACCACTCAAAGAGGAGGTGAAGGAGAGCGGAGTCAAAGAGGAGGAGAGTCCAATCAAAGAAGAGAACAGGGATGTGTCTTCTCCAGATCTAGAGGAGGAAGAAGTAAATAGTATCACTGATCCAG GAGAGATCTCCAACCCAGGTTCAGACAGTGAGTCCAGTTCCACAGCATCAGGAAACCATAAACAACACAGACAGAGGAACTCAAGACAGAAACATCACCACTGCATGGACTGCTTCACTAGTTTCTATGAGCCAGAGGAGTTGAGGAGGCACACTTGTAGGCCCCACCCCTGTTCAGATTGCAAAGGCAGTTTTATTTGTCCAACTCACCTCATACCACACCAACAGACTCACAGAATAAAGGAGACTTACCcgtgtgatcaatgtgggaagagctttCCGACACCAAGCGAACTAATGATGCACCagaaaacacacaggagagaggccttaccactgctcccaatgtGGGACAAGCGTCAGTAA
- the LOC129847107 gene encoding zinc finger protein 436-like: MSEPKSTESLGSGCGVPAQRSSQWGPEMVSVKLEDCSQTLELNVIVKEETEVLEEEMGVKKEVEERAVIEEVQERAVKEEEVVEERAVKEEGVVEERAVKEEEVEERAVKEEEEEEGVVEERAVKEEEVEERAVKEEEEVEERAVKEEEVEERAVKEEEEEEERAVKEEEENRDVSAPDLDEDVDSITDPGERSNTGSDSEPSSTASENHKQHRRRNSRQKHHHCMDCFTSFYEPKELRRHTCRPHPCSDCRGSFICPTHLIPHKKTPKRKKTYPCGQCGKRFQTPSSLKTHQLTHTGKKSYHCSQCRKTFSCSFNLKRHQRIHTGEKPFHCFQCGKSFRMEGQLNEHKRIHTGEKPYHCFQCGKSFGRAGALKAHQLIHTGEKPYHCSQCGKSFSQAGHLKTHHRTHSGEKPYQCSVCGMSFPLLQTLNRHQLTHTRKMPYHCSQCEKSFSQTGSLRAHQLTHTVEKPYRCLQCGKSFSHSSNVTAHQLTHTGEKNYHCPQCGKSFSLARYLKKHCRTHTGEKPYHCLQCGKSFRQSSHLRAHQLTHTGEKPCTTSLSVGRSSGRQHRDTS; this comes from the exons ATGTCTGAACCCAAGTCCACAGAGTCCCTGGGTTCTGGATGTGGTGTTCCAGCCCAGAGAAGCTCACAGTGGGGTCCAGAGATGGtctcagtgaagctggaagactgcagtcaaacactggaactCAATGTGATTGTCAAAGAGGAGACAGAAGTCCTAGAGGAAGAGATGGGAGTCAaaaaggaggtggaggagagagctgTCATTGAGGAAGTGCAGGAGAGAGCTGtcaaagaggaggaggtggtggaggagagagctgtcaaggaggagggggtggtggaggagagagctgtcaaagaagaggaggtggaggagagagctgtcaaagaggaggaggaggaggagggggtggtggaggagagagctgtcaaagaagaggaggtggaggagagagctgtcaaagaagaagaggaggtggaggagagagctgtcaaagaagaggaggtggaggagagagctgtcaaagaagaagaggaggaggaggagagagctgtcaaagaggaggaggagaacagggaCGTGTCTGCTCCAGATCTAGACGAAGATGTAGATAGTATCACTGACCCAG GAGAGCGCTCCAACACAGGTTCAGACAGTGAGCCCAGTTCCACAGCATCAGAAAACCATAAACAACACAGACGGAGGAACTCAAGACAGAAACATCACCACTGCATGGACTGCTTCACTAGTTTCTATGAGCCAAAGGAGTTGAGGAGGCACACTTGTAGGCCCCACCCCTGCTCAGATTGCAGAGGCAGTTTTATTTGTCCAACTCACCTCATACCACACAAAAAGACCCCCAAGAGAAAGAAAACGTACCcgtgtggtcaatgtgggaagagatttcaGACGCCAAGCAGCTTGAAGACGCACCAGCTTACTCACACAGGAAAGAAGtcgtaccactgctcccagtgtaggAAGACTTTCAGTTGTTCGTTCAATTTGAAGAGGCATCagagaatacatacaggagagaagcctttccacTGCTTCCAATGTGGGAAGAGCTTCCGTATGGAAGGACAGCTAAACGAAcacaagagaatacacacaggagagaagccgtaccactgctttcagtgtgggaagagctttggTCGGGCAGGGGCTCTAAAGGCACACCAGctaattcacacaggagagaagccataccactgctctcagtgtgggaagagcttcagtcAGGCAGGACACCTGAAGACACACCACCGAACTCACTCGGGGGAGAAGCCGTACCAGTGCTCTGTTTGTGGGATGAGTTTTCCTCTTTTACAGACCTTAAACAGACACCAGCTTACTCACACAAGAAAGATGCCTtatcactgctcccagtgtgagAAGAGCTTCAGTCAAACAGGAAGCCTGAGGGCACACCAGTTAACTCACACAGTAGAGAAGCCTTACCGCTGCcttcaatgtggaaagagtttcagtCATTCATCAAATGTGACGGCCCACCAGttaactcacacaggagagaagaatTACCACTGCCCTCAATGTGGAAAGAGCTTCAGTCTGGCAAGATACCTGAAAAAACATTGCcgaactcacacaggagagaagccttaccactgccttcaatgtggaaagagtttccgTCAGTCATCACATCTGAGGGCACACCAGttaactcacacaggagagaagccctgTACCACTTCTCTCAGTGTGGGAAGATCTTCAGGCAGACAGCATAGAGACACCAGCTAA